The following are encoded together in the Vibrio splendidus genome:
- the ileS gene encoding isoleucine--tRNA ligase, whose amino-acid sequence MSDYKDTLNLPETGFPMRGNLANREPEMLKRWYKEDLYGEIRKAKKGKKSFVLHDGPPYANGDIHIGHALNKILKDIIIKSKTLSGFDAPYIPGWDCHGLPIELMVEKKKGKPGQKISAAEFREECRKYAAGQVEGQKESFKRLGIMGEWDKPYRTMDFGTEANIIRSLGKIADKGHLLKGFKPVHWCTDCGSALAEAEVEYKDKVSPSIDVKFTAADEAALLEKFTLAEGHAGQGEISIVIWTTTPWTLPANRAVCLRDDLEYVLIQVEANGEQPAQRIVVASELAKDVMDRTGIEHFHNLGFATGADLELSQFNHPFYDFTVPAVLGDHVTTDSGTGVVHTAPGHGQEDFVVGKKYDLEIANPVGSNGVYLPDTELFAGQHVFKANDSVLEVLKEKGALLHHHAYEHSYPHCWRHKTPIIFRATPQWFISMDQAGLRAKALESTKSVEWMPEWGQSRIEGMIEGRPEWCISRQRTWGVPIALFVHKETSELHPDSPALIEKVAKLVEEKGIQAWWDVDAAELMGAEDADKYEKVLDTLDVWFDSGVTHFSVVDSREEYNFPNEERTHSADLYLEGSDQHRGWFQSSLISSIAMKDEAPYKQVLTHGFVVDGNGRKMSKSIGNVVAPKDVTNKLGADILRLWVASTDYTNEVAVSDEILKRSADAYRRIRNTARFFLANLNGFNPETDLVPAEEMVALDRWAVGRAQAAQEEIVKAYGEYNTHGVTQRLMQFCSIEMGSFYLDVIKDRQYTAKQGSHAQRSCQTALYYIVEALVRWMAPIMSFTADEIWNEMPGERDTFVFTGEWFEGLFGLADDEELSNEFWTEIQSVRGAVNKLLEDARKEKTIGGALQAEVTLYADDALAAKINKLEDELRFVLITSAAVVKPLSDKSDTAQATDVAGLYVEVAATEAEKCDRCWHHTPDVGTIEGHEKICGRCVSNIDGEGEVRKYA is encoded by the coding sequence GTTGGGACTGTCACGGTCTTCCAATCGAGTTAATGGTTGAGAAGAAGAAAGGTAAGCCTGGTCAGAAGATTTCGGCTGCTGAATTCCGCGAAGAGTGTCGTAAGTACGCTGCGGGCCAAGTTGAAGGTCAGAAAGAGAGCTTCAAACGTCTTGGTATCATGGGCGAGTGGGATAAACCTTACCGCACTATGGATTTCGGCACTGAAGCGAACATCATTCGTTCTCTAGGCAAAATCGCAGACAAAGGTCACCTTCTTAAAGGTTTCAAACCCGTTCACTGGTGTACTGACTGTGGTTCTGCTTTGGCTGAAGCTGAAGTTGAATATAAAGATAAAGTTTCTCCATCTATCGATGTGAAATTTACAGCAGCTGACGAAGCGGCGCTTCTAGAGAAATTTACTCTAGCGGAAGGTCACGCGGGTCAGGGCGAAATCTCTATCGTTATCTGGACGACAACACCGTGGACTCTGCCTGCTAACCGCGCAGTATGTCTACGTGATGATCTTGAATACGTACTTATCCAAGTTGAAGCGAATGGCGAACAGCCAGCTCAACGTATCGTTGTTGCTTCTGAACTAGCAAAAGACGTAATGGATCGTACAGGTATCGAGCACTTCCATAACCTTGGTTTTGCGACTGGTGCTGATCTTGAGCTTTCTCAGTTCAACCACCCGTTCTACGATTTTACTGTTCCTGCTGTTCTTGGCGACCACGTTACAACGGATTCAGGTACTGGTGTGGTTCACACTGCGCCTGGTCATGGTCAAGAGGATTTCGTGGTTGGTAAGAAGTACGACCTAGAAATCGCTAACCCAGTAGGCTCAAACGGCGTTTACCTGCCAGATACTGAGCTATTTGCTGGTCAGCATGTATTCAAAGCGAACGATTCTGTTTTAGAAGTTCTAAAAGAGAAAGGTGCACTACTGCATCACCACGCTTACGAGCACAGCTACCCACACTGTTGGAGACATAAAACTCCAATCATCTTCCGTGCAACACCGCAGTGGTTCATCTCTATGGATCAAGCTGGCCTACGTGCAAAAGCACTAGAGTCAACGAAGAGTGTTGAATGGATGCCAGAATGGGGTCAAAGCCGTATCGAAGGTATGATCGAAGGTCGCCCTGAGTGGTGTATCTCTCGTCAACGTACTTGGGGTGTGCCAATTGCTCTGTTCGTTCATAAAGAAACATCAGAACTTCACCCAGATAGCCCAGCTCTTATTGAAAAAGTAGCGAAGCTTGTGGAAGAAAAAGGTATTCAAGCTTGGTGGGATGTAGATGCTGCTGAACTTATGGGTGCTGAAGACGCTGACAAGTACGAGAAAGTACTTGATACTTTAGACGTATGGTTCGACTCAGGTGTAACGCACTTCTCTGTTGTGGATTCTCGTGAAGAGTACAACTTCCCGAATGAAGAAAGAACGCACAGTGCTGATCTGTACCTTGAAGGTTCTGACCAACACCGTGGCTGGTTCCAGTCATCTTTGATTTCATCTATCGCGATGAAAGACGAAGCACCATACAAGCAAGTGCTAACGCACGGTTTCGTGGTTGATGGTAACGGCCGTAAGATGTCTAAATCTATCGGTAACGTTGTTGCTCCTAAAGATGTAACGAACAAGCTAGGCGCAGATATCCTACGTCTATGGGTTGCTTCTACGGATTACACTAACGAAGTTGCGGTTTCTGACGAGATCCTTAAGCGTTCTGCTGATGCATACCGTCGTATTCGTAACACGGCTCGTTTCTTCCTAGCGAACTTGAACGGTTTCAACCCTGAAACTGACCTAGTGCCTGCTGAAGAAATGGTAGCACTTGATCGCTGGGCTGTTGGCCGTGCTCAAGCTGCACAAGAAGAGATTGTTAAAGCATACGGTGAGTACAACACTCACGGTGTGACTCAACGTCTAATGCAGTTCTGTTCTATCGAAATGGGTTCTTTCTACCTAGACGTAATTAAAGACCGTCAGTACACAGCGAAACAGGGCAGCCATGCTCAACGTAGCTGTCAAACGGCGCTTTACTACATCGTAGAAGCTCTAGTTCGTTGGATGGCGCCTATCATGTCGTTTACTGCAGATGAAATCTGGAACGAAATGCCTGGCGAGCGCGACACGTTTGTATTCACTGGCGAGTGGTTCGAAGGCCTATTTGGTCTTGCTGACGACGAAGAGCTAAGCAACGAATTCTGGACTGAAATCCAGTCAGTTCGTGGCGCAGTGAACAAGCTTCTTGAAGATGCTCGTAAAGAGAAAACGATCGGTGGTGCATTGCAGGCTGAAGTGACTCTATACGCTGACGACGCACTGGCTGCTAAAATCAACAAGCTAGAAGATGAGCTACGTTTCGTACTTATCACCTCTGCTGCTGTTGTTAAGCCGCTTAGCGACAAGTCTGATACAGCTCAAGCGACAGACGTTGCAGGTTTATACGTTGAAGTTGCAGCAACTGAAGCTGAGAAGTGTGACCGTTGCTGGCACCACACTCCAGATGTAGGCACAATCGAAGGTCACGAGAAAATTTGTGGTCGTTGTGTGTCGAACATCGACGGTGAAGGCGAAGTGCGTAAATACGCATAA
- the lspA gene encoding signal peptidase II codes for MSEVSLKQSGVRWLWLALLVFLADIGIKLFVMDNMGYGWANRIEVLPFFNFLYVHNYGAAFSFLSDQSGWQRWLFTGIAFAVTGMLTYWMSKLPAAEKWNNIAYAIIIGGAVGNVFDRVVHGFVVDYLDFYWGTYHWPAFNLADMGICIGAAMIILDGFRKKDESK; via the coding sequence ATGAGTGAAGTTTCGTTAAAACAATCTGGTGTGCGTTGGTTATGGCTGGCTCTGTTGGTCTTCCTTGCAGATATTGGCATCAAACTGTTCGTCATGGACAATATGGGTTATGGCTGGGCAAACCGTATTGAGGTGTTGCCATTCTTTAACTTTTTGTATGTCCATAACTATGGTGCAGCATTTAGCTTTTTGAGCGATCAGAGTGGCTGGCAGCGTTGGTTATTTACTGGTATCGCCTTTGCGGTAACGGGCATGCTGACATACTGGATGAGTAAACTACCTGCGGCAGAGAAGTGGAATAACATTGCTTATGCGATCATCATTGGTGGCGCTGTTGGTAACGTATTTGACCGAGTAGTACACGGCTTTGTTGTCGATTACTTAGATTTCTACTGGGGTACTTACCATTGGCCTGCGTTTAACTTAGCGGATATGGGGATCTGTATCGGTGCTGCGATGATCATCCTAGATGGCTTCCGTAAGAAAGATGAAAGCAAATAG
- the fkpB gene encoding FKBP-type peptidyl-prolyl cis-trans isomerase, with translation MAAIKNDSAVTLHFTIKMKDGSVADSTENMGKPAKFVMGDGSLSENFEQCLIGLETGTEKSIELKAQDAFGMPNPDHIHHMDRAKFVGDSEVEVGTIMAFSGPDGMEIPGIITEIAGDSVTVDFNHPLAGQDVTFDVNILAVD, from the coding sequence GTGGCAGCAATTAAAAATGATTCAGCAGTAACTCTACATTTTACGATTAAAATGAAGGATGGTTCAGTTGCCGATAGCACCGAAAATATGGGTAAGCCTGCGAAGTTCGTTATGGGTGATGGCAGCCTAAGTGAGAACTTTGAACAGTGCTTGATTGGTCTTGAAACGGGGACTGAAAAGTCTATCGAATTGAAGGCGCAAGACGCGTTTGGTATGCCAAATCCAGATCACATTCATCATATGGATCGTGCTAAATTTGTTGGCGATTCTGAAGTCGAAGTTGGCACTATTATGGCTTTCTCTGGTCCTGATGGTATGGAAATTCCAGGTATTATCACTGAGATCGCGGGTGATTCAGTGACGGTTGATTTTAATCATCCATTAGCAGGCCAAGACGTTACGTTTGACGTTAACATCTTAGCGGTGGACTAA
- the ispH gene encoding 4-hydroxy-3-methylbut-2-enyl diphosphate reductase has translation MSNEMKIMLANPRGFCAGVDRAISIVERALEMYQPPIYVRHEVVHNRFVVEGLKQRGAIFVEELSEVPDDNIVIFSAHGVSQAVRKEAKERELTVFDATCPLVTKVHMEVARASRKHMEVVLIGHAGHPEVEGTMGQYASQTGGMYLVEKPEDVQNLVVNDPSNLHYVSQTTLSVDETADVIEELRRVFPEIQGPRKDDICYATQNRQDAIREMAGDVDVVIVVGSKNSSNSTRLKELAEKLGTPGYLTDCPEDIQTEWVEGKKKIGVTAGASAPEELVNQILDRIRELGATEVEEIQGREENMFFEVPKELQIKQVD, from the coding sequence ATGAGCAATGAAATGAAAATAATGTTAGCTAACCCTCGTGGCTTTTGTGCCGGTGTCGATCGTGCGATCAGTATTGTTGAACGTGCACTCGAAATGTACCAGCCACCAATCTATGTTCGTCATGAAGTGGTACACAACCGCTTTGTTGTTGAAGGGCTAAAGCAACGTGGTGCTATTTTTGTCGAAGAGTTAAGTGAAGTGCCAGACGATAACATCGTGATCTTCTCTGCTCACGGTGTTTCTCAAGCTGTTCGTAAAGAAGCGAAAGAGCGCGAACTCACCGTATTTGATGCAACGTGTCCTTTGGTAACCAAAGTCCATATGGAAGTTGCTCGTGCGAGCCGCAAGCATATGGAAGTGGTTCTGATTGGTCACGCGGGTCACCCTGAGGTTGAAGGCACCATGGGTCAGTACGCTAGCCAAACTGGTGGTATGTACTTGGTTGAGAAACCAGAGGATGTACAGAACCTAGTGGTGAATGATCCAAGTAACCTACATTATGTTAGCCAAACTACTTTGTCAGTTGATGAAACGGCGGATGTGATTGAAGAGCTGCGTCGAGTGTTCCCTGAGATCCAAGGCCCACGTAAAGACGACATCTGCTACGCGACTCAAAACCGTCAAGACGCAATTCGTGAGATGGCCGGTGATGTTGATGTCGTGATAGTTGTTGGTTCTAAGAACTCATCGAACTCAACTCGTTTAAAAGAGCTGGCTGAGAAGCTAGGCACGCCAGGTTATCTAACCGACTGCCCTGAAGACATTCAAACTGAATGGGTTGAAGGCAAAAAGAAAATCGGTGTAACAGCCGGTGCTTCTGCTCCTGAAGAGTTGGTAAACCAAATCTTAGATCGTATTCGTGAGCTGGGTGCTACCGAGGTAGAAGAGATTCAAGGTCGTGAAGAGAACATGTTCTTCGAAGTGCCGAAAGAGCTGCAGATTAAGCAAGTCGACTAA
- the btsR gene encoding two-component system response regulator BtsR, translating into MLKALVVDDELFAREELIELLTETGEVEIIGQASNAIEGLKQINLLKPDVVYLDIQMPQVTGIELLSMLDPDTMPYVVFVTAYDQYAIQAFEDNAFDYLLKPVEPCRLNKSVCRLNKVIKQNHKAPEQDISAIAPCRLEQIPCIGHNRIVIMASQTVECAYSDISGVHVRSSSQTATSQLTLKILEEKTDLIRCHRQYLINIKSIQEIKLLENGLAEIITLTGFEVPVSRRYLKTLKEQLGLQ; encoded by the coding sequence ATGTTAAAGGCATTAGTTGTCGATGATGAGCTTTTTGCTCGCGAAGAACTGATTGAACTACTGACCGAAACAGGAGAAGTGGAAATCATCGGCCAAGCAAGTAACGCGATCGAAGGACTGAAACAGATCAATCTGCTCAAGCCTGATGTGGTGTATTTGGATATCCAAATGCCGCAGGTTACCGGAATTGAACTGTTAAGCATGCTTGACCCAGACACCATGCCTTACGTGGTATTCGTCACTGCCTACGACCAATATGCGATTCAAGCCTTTGAAGATAACGCCTTTGATTACCTACTCAAGCCGGTTGAACCCTGTCGATTAAACAAGAGTGTTTGTCGTCTGAATAAGGTCATCAAGCAGAACCACAAAGCGCCGGAGCAAGACATCTCTGCCATTGCTCCATGCCGTTTAGAGCAGATCCCGTGTATCGGCCATAACCGCATTGTGATCATGGCAAGCCAAACGGTCGAGTGCGCTTATTCGGATATCAGTGGTGTGCATGTTCGTAGCTCCTCACAAACGGCGACCTCACAGTTAACGCTAAAGATCTTGGAAGAAAAAACCGATTTGATCCGTTGTCATCGACAGTATTTGATCAACATAAAATCGATCCAAGAGATCAAACTGTTGGAAAATGGATTAGCGGAGATCATCACGCTAACTGGCTTTGAAGTACCTGTCAGTCGTCGTTATTTAAAGACTTTAAAAGAGCAACTCGGTCTCCAGTAA
- a CDS encoding sensor histidine kinase — MELILSLLQQTCVYLVIAYMLSKTPLILPLLSISSRLSHKISCYVLFSLFCIMGTYFGLQINDAIANTRAMGAVMGGLFGGPVVGFAVGFTGGIHRYSLGGFTDLACAISTTAEGLIGGLLHVYLVRKNKASQLFNPMVVFSVTLFAEIIQMLILLAVAKPFAQSYALVSDIAAPMIIANSVGAALFMSIIQDRKTIFEKYSATFSRRALTIAERSVGILHGGFNSDNAQKIVRIIYEETNVGAVAITDREKILAFIGIGDEHHIPNTPISSQSTLTSMKQNDIIYLDGKENPYQCSLSQDCKLGSALIIPLRAGNEVIGTIKLYEPKLKLFSTINMSMGEGIAQLLSSQILFSNYQQQQTLLTQAEIKLLHAQVNPHFLFNALNTISAVTRRDPDKARELIQHLSHFFRSNLKQNINTVKLKDELAHVNAYLTIEKARFTDRLEVEWDIDPQLYESQLPSFTLQPLVENAIKHGISNMLEGGKVKIYSEAFKGGVKLTVEDNAGNYQKPSKDHVGLGMEIVDKQLTNFFGQDSALKIESQPQQFTRMSFIIPILK, encoded by the coding sequence ATGGAACTCATTCTCTCTCTGCTGCAACAAACCTGTGTCTACTTAGTGATTGCTTACATGCTCAGCAAGACTCCACTGATTCTTCCTTTGTTGAGCATCTCTTCACGCTTAAGTCATAAGATAAGCTGCTACGTTCTGTTTTCCCTGTTCTGTATTATGGGCACCTATTTTGGACTGCAGATTAATGACGCGATCGCCAACACTCGTGCGATGGGTGCCGTTATGGGTGGCCTGTTTGGTGGTCCGGTTGTCGGCTTTGCGGTCGGTTTTACTGGCGGAATCCATCGTTACTCTTTGGGTGGATTCACCGATCTAGCTTGCGCGATTTCAACAACAGCAGAAGGCTTGATTGGCGGCCTATTACACGTTTATCTCGTGAGAAAGAACAAAGCCAGCCAGCTGTTTAATCCAATGGTGGTTTTCTCGGTAACCCTGTTTGCAGAGATTATTCAGATGCTAATTCTGTTAGCGGTCGCGAAACCATTCGCGCAGTCCTATGCTCTGGTTTCTGATATTGCCGCGCCAATGATCATTGCTAACTCGGTCGGTGCGGCGCTGTTCATGAGCATCATCCAAGATCGGAAAACCATCTTCGAGAAGTATTCGGCAACTTTCTCACGCCGCGCATTAACCATCGCCGAGCGTTCAGTGGGTATTTTGCATGGAGGATTCAATTCGGATAACGCGCAAAAAATCGTGCGGATCATTTACGAAGAGACCAACGTTGGTGCGGTGGCGATCACCGACCGAGAAAAAATCCTCGCGTTCATCGGCATTGGTGATGAACACCATATTCCGAACACGCCGATTTCATCGCAGAGCACGCTCACTTCGATGAAACAGAATGACATCATCTACCTTGATGGCAAAGAGAATCCGTACCAATGCTCCCTTTCGCAAGATTGTAAGTTAGGCTCCGCGCTAATTATCCCGTTAAGAGCAGGAAACGAAGTCATCGGAACCATCAAACTGTATGAGCCAAAGCTGAAACTATTCTCGACCATCAATATGTCGATGGGTGAAGGTATCGCTCAGCTATTGTCGAGCCAGATCCTGTTTAGTAATTATCAACAACAGCAAACGCTGCTCACCCAAGCGGAAATCAAACTGCTGCATGCACAGGTGAATCCGCACTTCTTGTTTAATGCACTTAACACCATCAGTGCCGTTACACGTCGTGACCCTGATAAAGCACGTGAGCTCATTCAACATCTGTCTCACTTCTTTAGAAGTAACCTGAAGCAGAACATCAACACGGTAAAACTCAAAGACGAACTGGCACACGTTAATGCGTATCTAACCATAGAGAAGGCACGCTTTACCGATCGATTAGAAGTGGAATGGGATATCGACCCACAACTGTATGAGTCGCAACTGCCAAGTTTTACCCTACAACCGCTAGTCGAAAATGCCATCAAACATGGGATTTCTAACATGCTGGAAGGTGGCAAAGTGAAGATCTATAGCGAGGCTTTCAAGGGTGGGGTCAAGTTGACCGTTGAAGACAACGCGGGCAATTATCAAAAGCCATCGAAAGATCATGTTGGACTAGGCATGGAAATTGTTGATAAACAACTCACTAATTTCTTTGGACAAGATTCAGCACTAAAAATAGAATCTCAACCACAGCAATTCACTCGAATGAGTTTTATCATACCTATACTAAAATAA
- a CDS encoding carbon starvation CstA family protein, which yields MMWFLTCVAALIGGYFIYGAFIEKIFGINEKRQTPAHTKQDGVDFVPMSTPKVYLVQLLNIAGVGPIFGPIMGALYGPAAMLWIVLGCIFAGAVHDYFSGMLSIRNGGASVPTITGRYLGNGAKHFMNIFAIVLLLLVGVVFVSAPAGMITNLVNDQTDFVMSTSTMVVIIFAYYIIATIVPVDKIIGRFYPLFGALLIFMSVGLITAIGLSDEHQIMGGFEMKDMFTNMNPNDLPLWPALFITIACGAISGFHATQSPLMARCMENEKNGRFVFYGAMIGEGIIALIWCALALSFFGSVESLSDAIANGGPGNVVYSASFGLLGVFGGILAFLGVVILPITSGDTAFRSSRLILAEYFNMEQKTLRNRLLMALPLFVIGGILTQVDFGIIWRYFGFANQSTAVMMLWTASAYLLRHNKLHWVTTVPAVFMTSVCITFILNNSQLGFGLPMQLSTIIGVVSAFGIAAYVIKISKGKGDIDLADEEEKEAKGVTKTA from the coding sequence ATGATGTGGTTTCTTACCTGTGTTGCAGCACTCATTGGTGGCTACTTTATTTACGGTGCCTTTATCGAGAAGATTTTCGGTATCAATGAAAAGCGTCAAACACCCGCTCACACCAAGCAAGACGGCGTGGACTTCGTTCCAATGTCGACGCCAAAGGTTTACCTAGTTCAACTGCTTAACATTGCAGGTGTAGGTCCAATCTTCGGCCCTATCATGGGTGCCCTTTACGGCCCAGCAGCAATGCTTTGGATCGTGCTAGGTTGTATCTTCGCAGGTGCCGTACACGACTACTTCTCAGGTATGTTATCTATCCGCAATGGTGGCGCTTCGGTTCCAACCATCACTGGACGTTACCTAGGCAATGGCGCAAAACACTTTATGAACATCTTTGCCATTGTTCTACTGCTTCTTGTTGGTGTGGTATTCGTTTCTGCTCCAGCAGGTATGATCACTAACCTAGTGAACGACCAAACTGATTTCGTAATGTCTACGAGCACCATGGTTGTCATCATCTTTGCTTACTACATCATCGCAACGATTGTCCCTGTCGATAAAATCATTGGTCGCTTCTACCCACTGTTCGGTGCACTGCTTATCTTTATGTCTGTTGGCCTAATCACTGCGATTGGTCTGTCTGACGAGCACCAAATCATGGGTGGCTTCGAGATGAAAGACATGTTCACTAACATGAACCCTAACGATCTACCGCTTTGGCCTGCTCTATTTATCACCATCGCTTGTGGTGCTATCTCTGGCTTCCACGCAACTCAGTCTCCACTAATGGCGCGTTGCATGGAAAACGAGAAAAACGGTCGCTTCGTATTCTACGGTGCAATGATTGGTGAAGGCATCATCGCTCTAATCTGGTGTGCGCTTGCTCTGTCATTCTTCGGTTCAGTTGAATCTTTATCTGACGCGATTGCAAACGGCGGCCCTGGTAACGTGGTATACAGCGCTTCATTTGGCCTACTGGGTGTATTTGGCGGTATCCTTGCTTTCCTTGGCGTGGTTATCCTACCTATCACTTCTGGTGACACAGCGTTCCGTTCAAGCCGTCTTATCCTTGCTGAATACTTCAACATGGAACAGAAAACACTGCGTAACCGACTACTAATGGCTTTACCACTGTTCGTTATCGGTGGCATCCTGACTCAAGTAGACTTCGGCATCATCTGGCGCTACTTCGGTTTTGCTAACCAATCAACAGCAGTCATGATGCTATGGACAGCTTCGGCTTACCTACTTCGTCACAATAAACTGCACTGGGTAACAACGGTTCCAGCTGTGTTCATGACATCTGTGTGTATCACATTCATCCTGAACAACAGCCAACTGGGCTTTGGTCTACCAATGCAGCTTTCAACCATCATCGGCGTGGTGAGTGCATTCGGAATTGCGGCTTACGTTATCAAAATTTCAAAAGGCAAAGGCGATATCGACCTTGCTGATGAAGAAGAAAAAGAAGCAAAAGGCGTCACCAAAACCGCCTAG
- a CDS encoding DUF2799 domain-containing protein: MKKIIALFAVAFSLAGCSANVQDLAAEGNWQEIGYRDGIKGNTQRSYQEMTKLGTVDQSSYSKGYYLGVAEYCNPNHAYQIGLSGQVYEGVCSGTEDAQRFRMEWQRGWDEFSNDY; the protein is encoded by the coding sequence ATGAAAAAAATAATAGCACTATTCGCCGTGGCATTTAGCCTTGCAGGATGCAGCGCCAATGTTCAAGATTTAGCGGCCGAAGGCAATTGGCAAGAGATTGGCTATCGTGACGGTATCAAAGGTAACACTCAACGTTCTTACCAAGAGATGACTAAGCTTGGAACGGTAGATCAATCAAGCTACAGCAAAGGATACTATCTAGGTGTTGCTGAATACTGCAACCCAAACCATGCTTATCAAATTGGCTTATCTGGCCAGGTTTATGAAGGCGTTTGTTCAGGTACGGAAGACGCTCAACGTTTCCGTATGGAATGGCAGCGCGGCTGGGATGAGTTTTCTAACGACTACTAA
- the murQ gene encoding N-acetylmuramic acid 6-phosphate etherase produces MSNDALISALSHLVSEGRNPDTMDIDLLTSLEVVEKINQQDKQVPLAIEAELPQIAKAVDKIAHAFQNGGRLIYMGAGTSGRLGVLDASECPPTFGVSDKMVIGLIAGGPEAILKAKEGAEDSLTLGIEDLNAIQFSENDVVVGIAASGRTPYVIGALNYANQIGAVTVALSCNPGSPIAEIAQIAISPVVGPEALTGSTRLKSGTAQKLVLNMLTTASMIRIGKSYQNLMVDVKATNEKLVARAARIVIQATECDKALAVSTLKTTDYDVKLSILMILTGLDLELAKAQLDQQNGFLRKAVENNQ; encoded by the coding sequence ATGAGTAACGACGCTCTCATATCAGCACTCTCGCACCTCGTTTCGGAGGGGAGAAACCCTGACACTATGGATATTGATCTGCTCACCTCTCTCGAAGTGGTTGAAAAGATTAACCAACAAGATAAACAAGTGCCTTTAGCGATCGAAGCGGAACTGCCACAGATCGCGAAAGCGGTTGATAAGATCGCTCATGCCTTTCAAAACGGTGGCAGACTGATTTATATGGGTGCAGGTACCAGTGGTCGATTAGGTGTGTTAGATGCCTCAGAATGCCCACCGACTTTTGGCGTTTCAGACAAGATGGTTATCGGTCTCATTGCTGGCGGGCCCGAAGCGATTTTAAAAGCCAAAGAAGGCGCTGAAGACTCGCTGACTCTCGGTATTGAAGATCTGAATGCAATTCAGTTTTCAGAAAATGATGTCGTGGTAGGCATCGCGGCTAGTGGCCGCACACCTTACGTAATTGGTGCACTCAACTACGCCAATCAGATTGGCGCGGTGACGGTTGCGCTGTCTTGTAACCCTGGCTCTCCGATTGCTGAGATTGCTCAAATCGCGATAAGCCCAGTGGTTGGCCCAGAAGCCTTAACCGGTTCCACACGCCTCAAATCAGGTACCGCGCAAAAATTGGTGCTCAACATGCTGACCACTGCCAGCATGATTCGTATTGGTAAGAGCTACCAGAACTTGATGGTCGACGTAAAAGCGACCAATGAAAAATTGGTTGCCCGCGCAGCTCGTATCGTAATCCAAGCAACGGAGTGTGACAAAGCCCTTGCAGTTTCGACACTTAAAACCACCGATTATGATGTGAAGCTATCTATTTTGATGATTCTAACAGGGCTAGATTTAGAACTGGCCAAGGCTCAACTTGATCAACAAAATGGCTTCTTGAGAAAAGCAGTCGAGAATAATCAGTAA